The region CGGCGTCGGCCATGGCGGCCACGGGCGGAGGAACCACCTGCTTGAACATAACCCGTAGTGGTTGGCCGATGCCCGAAGAATAGACAACCACCGCGTCGGGCTTCACCGCCTCCGCAGCCTGGGCGACCGTCGCGCCGCCTTCTGAACCGCCGAACAGCACCACCCTGCCATCGAACCACGGCGCTTTGCGCACGGTCTCCAAAACTTGGACGTAATCGGCGGAACGGGCGGTGATGGTGTGATTGGCGTAGAAGTCGGCGCTGCAGCCGCTGACGGGATCGGCTGGCGCATCGGCTTGGCTGACGCCGTGCTTCTCCACTGTCACCACCGCAAATTCAGGCAACAAGCCCTTCGCCGCCTGGATCGCCGAGCTCTTCTCGGCCGGCAGACAGCCAGAGCCTTGGGCAAGGACCAGAACGCCTTGCTTACCCTGGCCTCCCTGACGATCCAGAGACCAGTTGAGCACGCTGCCGTCGGCCCGCAACAAGGCAGGCTGGGTGGTGGGGATAGCCGCTGCGGCGGCGATCAGGGCAATGACGAGACTAGACAAGCAACAGCTCCAAGTTAGCGCTTACATAAATGGGCTTGGTTTGGCGATTTTTGGGCGAAGCTTCCGCGAAAGAAAGAGCCTCCCCATCGCTGGGGAGGCTCGATCTGTTCCGGAGATATGAAGGGGTCTAGCCTTTCACGGCCTCGGCGACGTCGCGGGTCTCGACCACCTGATCGACGAGGCCCCAGGCCAGGGCTTCATCGGCGCTCATGAAGTGGTCGCGGTCCAGGGTGCGCTCGACTTCTTCAAGGGTACGACCGCAATGCTTGACGTAGATTTCGTTCAGGCGACGCTTGGTCTTGATGATGTCCTCGGCGTGACGCTCGATGTCCGAGGCCTGGCCGCGGAAACCGCCCGAGGGCTGGTGGACCATGATGCGGGCGTTCGGCAGCGAAATCCGCTGGCCGGCGGCGCCGGCGGCGAGGATCAGCGAGCCAGCCGAGGCGGCCATCCCCATGCACACCGTCGAGACCGGGCTCTTGATGTATTGCATCGTGTCGTAGATCGCGAGCGCCGAGGTCACCACGCCGCCCGGCGAGTTGATGTACATGGCGATCTCCTTCTTGGGGTTCTCGGACTCCAGGAAGAGAAGCTGCGCGCAGATCAGGCTGGCCATGCCGTCTTCGAACGGACCGGTCAGGAAGATGATCCGCTCACGCAGCAGGCGCGAGAAGATGTCGAACGCGCGCTCGCCGCGGCTCGACTGCTCGACGACCATGGGGACCAAACCGCTCATCATGGTCATGGGATCTTGCATGGAATGCCCTTCATAGAATTGGTTGGCGGCGCATCGACGCCCGTTGCGCCGCCGTCCTTCCCGATATCGCGTGCGTCTGGCGCTTATGCAAGGCGCGCGGACGCGGCTTTTTGGGCGGCATGCTTAATGGACGGCATGGCCGGCAAAGAAAAAGGCCGGTCCCCTTTCGGAAACCGGCCTCTTCATCGTGATGTCCGAGCCGCTTAGGCGCCGTAGCCTTCCGGCAGATCGTCGTCCTGCAGGAGCTCTTCCTTGGAGACGGCTTCGTCGGTGACCTTGGCCTTGTCGAAGATCAGGTCCACGACCTTGTCTTCATAAAGCGGGGCGCGGACCTGGGCCTGGGCGGCCGGGTTCTGCTGGTAGAATTGCAGGACCTGCTGAGCCTGGGCGCCATACTGAATGGCTTCGCGGCGAATGGCCTCGGTCAGTTCACGGTCGGAGACGGTGACGTCGTGCTTGCGGCCGATCTCGGCCAGCACCAGACCCAGGCGCACGCGGCGCTCGGCGATCTTGCGGTATTCGGTCTGCAGCTGCTCGTCGCTCTTGCCGGCGTCTTCTTCCGGCAGCCCGCCACGTTCCTTGTCGGCCTGGACCTGCTGCCAGATGCCGGCGAACTCGGCGTCCACCATGCGGGGCGGCAGCGGGAAGTCGTGCTTGGTGTCCAGAGCGTCCAGCAGGGCGCGCTTGAGCTTGAAGCGCGAGCTGGCGGCGTAGCGGTCGGCCAGGTTCTTGCGCAGCAGGT is a window of Caulobacter sp. NIBR2454 DNA encoding:
- a CDS encoding alpha/beta hydrolase family protein, with the translated sequence MSSLVIALIAAAAAIPTTQPALLRADGSVLNWSLDRQGGQGKQGVLVLAQGSGCLPAEKSSAIQAAKGLLPEFAVVTVEKHGVSQADAPADPVSGCSADFYANHTITARSADYVQVLETVRKAPWFDGRVVLFGGSEGGATVAQAAEAVKPDAVVVYSSGIGQPLRVMFKQVVPPPVAAMADAEFAKALAEPTSAKVWGGNAYRWWADAVDRAYVLDLMKTKVPVLLVQGGRDQSAPVASGRAARDAYVAQGRSELTYLEFPDYDHHMRDAGGASHQAEVFGQITTWLRARLAAR
- a CDS encoding ATP-dependent Clp protease proteolytic subunit, which produces MQDPMTMMSGLVPMVVEQSSRGERAFDIFSRLLRERIIFLTGPFEDGMASLICAQLLFLESENPKKEIAMYINSPGGVVTSALAIYDTMQYIKSPVSTVCMGMAASAGSLILAAGAAGQRISLPNARIMVHQPSGGFRGQASDIERHAEDIIKTKRRLNEIYVKHCGRTLEEVERTLDRDHFMSADEALAWGLVDQVVETRDVAEAVKG